A window of Salmo trutta chromosome 17, fSalTru1.1, whole genome shotgun sequence genomic DNA:
aaataaatacagtaggggaagaggtagttgtttgggctaaattagaGATGGGctttgtacaggtgcagtgatctgtgagctgctctgacagctggtacttaaagctagtgagggagataagtgtttccagtttcagagatttttgtagttcgttccagtcattggcagcagagaactggaaggagagacggccaaaggaggaattggctttgggggtgaccagagagatatacctgctggagcgcgtgctacaggtgggtgctgctatggtgaccagtgagctgagataaggggggactttacctatcagggtcttgtagatgacctggagccagtgggtttggcgacgagtatgaagcgagggccaaccaacgagagtgtacaggtcgcagtggtgggtagtatatggggctttggtgacaaaacggatggcactgtgatagactgcatccagtttattgagtagagtattggaggctattttgtacactcatctgtaaatagcccattcaatctacctcatccccatactgtatttatttatttatttatcttgctcctgtGCTCCCcggtatctcaacttgcacattcatcctctgcacatcctaccattcctgtgtttaattgctatattgtaattactttgccaccatggcctatttattgccttacctctcttatcctacctcatttgcacatgctgtatatagattttcctactgtgttattgattgtatgtttgcttattccatgtgtaactctgtgttgttgtatgtgtcgaactgctttgctttatcttggccacgtCGCAGTTGCAAATGTTTAAATGTCCACTATGGAGTAATACTGTTATGAGTACATTACAATATCATTAATAGACTACTAAtacacaacactatcagtatGACTATAAGATTAATAGATCTACAAATGTGATCACACACATTTTTTAATACTAATAAAAAGCAATCGATCAACCCCCTTAAAAGATGTGAAATGTCTCTTGTACAGTAGGCTTTGTCATTGACTTTCTCTGAGAAACTGTGCTGTACATGTATCTTCTAGATTTCCCCTGGGTTATAGATTGACGGTTGATTGTAGGTTCTCTGGTATTAAGGTTCAGCAGGCGTTAGCAGTCTTGTGTGAAGGGGACAAGAAGGTGGGCTTTGAtgctgagaaagagaggagggaaagagaccgATGAGGAAAGTGCTGTGCTGTTCAAATGCAATGTGGATAGCTAGAATGTATTTAATCCAGTGTTTTCCCTGTCAAAAGCAATATAGTGCTGTGTTGATTGTAGTGAGTGATGTAATAACTTGTCTATTCACATTGTAGCGACTATGACAATAAATAAAGATATAATCTATAATTATTGCCACCAACTAGTCACTTGGACTGTGATTAgggctcccgggtggcgcagcggtctaagccactgcatctcagagcTTCacgtgtcactacagacaccgtggttcgattccaggctgtatcacaactggctgtgattgggagtcccatagggcggcacacaataggcccagtgttgtctgggtttggccggtgttggctgtcattgtaaataagaatttgttcttaaactgacttgcctagttaaataaaaggtaaaaaaataaaatactgaacGGTACAGGGACTATTTCCATACTTTTTGCATGTACAAAGATATACAGTACAAAGATGTGCTGAGCGCTTTTAGCCTGGACAAAAGCAGCATGcatatgcgcgcacacacacacacatctgaatcTAATTTAAATTGAATTTTACTGTAAACCAGCTGAAACCTGAGAGGCATCATCAATccactttgctctctctctctctctctctctctctctctctctctctcacactctctctctctcactctctccttctagACTTTGGAGCAGAGTGGACAAGTCACCTGAGCCCCAGCCTACCGCAGTGctttgatgtgtgtttgtgtgctgatGGGATACTGCAGTGTTATACTGTTTTTGTAGGCTGCTCTGGGTTTAACTGTCCCACAGCTCTCTGAAAACTATTCTATATGAACCCAGGAAGGTGACTGGGGTTGTTGCTTTTGTTCATACTATCATTTGATAATTGCTGACAGCATTGCATTTCAACTGCTCACAGTGTTAAAATATTGTTAAAGCAATCTCTGCCATACCACCAgtcactcattctctctccccctcccttcatatcctccctctctctctctctctctctctgtcaggactGTCTTATTCTGGAGAAGAGCGATATTCACCACCCGGTCTGCTCCTTCCAGGATGACTTCCAGGAGTTTGAGATGATCGATgacgaggatgaggaagaggaggatgaagaggaggtggACCCTGACGCTCCACCCTCCCCCtccgcttcccttcctccttcccctacCCTGGGCACGCTGAAGAGCCGGCCCACCACCCTTAAcctcaccaccactctctctctctctcaggactcATTGAACAACAACAGCAGTCTTTCTCCAAAGAAGGGCAGCTGGCAGCACTCTCTACGCAAGCCCACCTCACAAGGTGAATACTGTGCTGTCTTATTATTTACCAATAATAAACCACTTCCAACACCTAGCAGCTTATTACCATAGCTCTCAATTACCATAGCTTTCTAAGGAAAATGTTTTCTACAAATGTTTGTATGATAATTTATCTACCTAGTATTGTCTATTGATGCTGTGTCTTTAATTGTTACTGTAAGCTGTTGTCCTTTGCGTGCAGGCCGTCTGTCTCCAACCCACTCTTGTCTGGAAGATGGGAGCCACGTGACAGGCCAGTGCCCTTCCCAAACAGCCCCCCAGGCCCCAGCGTCCCAGAGCAAAGGTACTCCCCCCAAACAGGCAGGGGATGGTGGCCACCCCTAGTCCCCTCGCAGGCCCCTCTGCGACATGGATGGCAACAGATGGGAGAGACCCTAATACAATAGCAAACAAAATGGCCGCCCGTCAGATGTCATCCCCCATAAACATCTAGTGACGTGATGTAAAAGTGTAGTCGTCTTGTCCTCACTGGCCAGAGCTATAGATATAGACTTTGGCAAACATAGTTTGGGGTTCTAAAGAATGGGCTCCGTTTTGACACCAAAAGTTCCAAGTCAAATTGGTGAGAATTCATTTGTTATTGTGTGTTTGGGCCCAACACAGAGGATAGTTTAGATAGGTCTGTGTATCTACTGCTCCCATCACTGCCATCCCTACTCTGGTGACTTCTGGTTAAAAGTGGCTATTGCAATAATGTTCTCATGATCAATTAtaatctctcttttcttctctgcGTTCTCATCTCCCTcaacctctatcatctctcttcATTTTATCTCCACTTgttttcttctctctctatcccctctcctctccctctctccaacagGCTCCTTCGGTCAACACAAGTCTCACCTGGGCTCTGACGAGGTCATTAACTCCTCAGCCGACCCTTCAACTCTGACCTCCAGAGTTTCATCCCTGGATGACCACTCCCAGTGCTCTGACACCGAGGTCGACCACGACCTCAACAAcgctgaccacaaccacaaacgTTCACGGTCCTGCATGTCCACCCAGCGACGTCCCACCGACACCTACACGGTCACCACTGAGTCAGGCCTGGACCGGGAACTGGAAAACGACCCAGACGGGACCAGCCGATGCCTGTCCTCCACTGCTCCCATTGGGGGGAATGACGGAGCTGACACCCCTTTGTCAGGTGAGGAGCTGGAGAAAGATTTTGATGTAGAGTTCATGTGTAAGGAGACCTATGACATGGCATGTAAGGAGAACCAGAGCTTAGTCTACGTTGAGTTCCCCTCCATCGAGCCCTGTGAGCTGGCTTTTTTCTCCAGCTATATGCCATCAAGCCGCTCCGATGTTCTCGACCAATCCAGAAGCACTGACCAGAGCGAGCTTCCAGCTACAGCCAATGAGGCAGCCAATGACTCTACCTCTCCGTCCTCGGACCCTGGCATTGCTGACATGAACGCCAAGCGGTGCTACGCCACCTCAGACCAAGAGCATGACCTGAGCTCTCCCGGGTCAGAATCAGACATTGAGGGGGAGCTGGAGGCAGCGTTTGCCTGCGGAGGACCCCTGGTCTCCAATATGATCTCCTCCATCTCAGAGACAGAGCTGGACATGACCAGTGAGGACAGTAGTAGTGGACGCTCCTCCCACCTCACCAACTCCATTGAGGAGGCCAGCTCACCCACCTCCGACCAGGAACTGGGCCCTGACAATGAGTTAGAACAGGACAGCAGAATTGTGGGAATGAAGGTATCGCTCCTCCTTGGCCACCCAAACCCCATCAAAGTGGGCTTACCCTCACCTTCACCACTACCCAACCTCAGCCTAGCCACCCCCCCccctgctgactcccccatcctgCCCCCAGAGCCCTATGATGACGGCCAGGCTCTGATGGGCCTACAGAGTGTAGATGATTATGATGAATTGCCCTATGAGCACCAGGCTGACCCAGATGAGGCCCTGCCCCCACCCCCGTGCTGTGAGGACAGAATCTCCAAACAGATGGTACTCCAGATAGAACCCGACCACAGCCTGGAGAGCTTCAAATGCTCCTTCTACCTGCCAGTGGAATCCAGACTTATACCCACTCACGCTGACGACTACGACGGTAACAGTGAGGGAGAGTCCGAGTCGGAGAGCGAGGACGAGCTGAGCGAGAATTCAGACTCACCCTGGTTGCTTAACAACCTGGTGAACAAGATGATCTTGGAGGGGTCTTATCCAATTAGCTGTCCCGAGGACTGTTTCAAGAGGTCAGTGTCCGTCTCGGACACCATCTCACCCTCCTCAGACATCGAGCCAGACGCGTTCACCGACGCTGCGGGTGAAAAAATGCTGAAATCTGGGACAAAGGAATCGAAGGATAAAAAAGGGAAGGGTCTGAAGAAggagtggaaggagagagagaagagtgcaGAGCTGCCCAAATGGAATACAGGGAAAGCCAACGATAGATTTGGCCCCTGTCTGTACAAGAGCAATCCCACAGCTGACACCATCAGACCGGTGATCGTGGAGCGTTATGGCAACAGGGTATCTACAGACAACAATCACACTCAGGACTCTGAGAAAGAAATCCCCAGCCCTAAATCAGGCAAAAACACCAAGAGGAAGGATGAAAAAGAGGATGATGACGATACTGTGGAGCCCGATAACGACCTGATGATgctggaggggaggaaggagctgGACTCTCCCAGTCTGAGTGAAAGCGTGGCGATTGACAAGGACAAGGGACGCGAGACGGAGGCCAAGCCCACCGGACGCTCTACGGCCTCCCTGGAACGCATTAACACGGTCAAACACAGCATGACCCTGGACATCCCCACGTCCCAGACCAACCGATGCTTCAGCCTCACCTACTCCACTGACAAcgatgaggaagaggaagagggagactcCTCCCCGTTCCTGAGCTGCCTGAGGAAGCAGTCATCCTACGGTGGCAGCCACCAGTACCTGGATAGCTCTCCGCCCATCGACGAGAGCGTCCGGGACCTCACCCTGTTGGAGCAGGAACACACCCTGTGTGAGAGAGACCTCCCTCTGCAGTCCCAGCCGGATGACCATGGTCTGGCATACGACTCCATGAAGTACACTCTGGTGGTGGATGAGAACACTACACTGGAGCTGGTCAGTCTCAGGAGGTACTTACATGGAGAAAGGGCCCACCTTTATTGTGGAAGGGTTTAGTTGAATTTTATTTTATTGGCAATTTAAAAGTAAATTACATCAAGTTGTTTAATTACTTCTGTTTAGTCAGTGCTGTCACAACAGTCCCAAGCTGATTTATCAGGAGTCAACTTTATAGTGCATTATGGAGGCTTTTATATTGTCTTCTTCTATTAAGCTATTATGACTAACCTGTGTGAACCGTGCCCTTCCCAGATGTACCTCTGTGCTGAGTGATGACAGTGAGCTGTCTACACTGTGTGATGATGACCCTCTAGGGATGGGGGAGGTGGGGTACTTCCGGGGGAACGGAGGGGTGCGGCCAGAACTCCTCAGCTCGTCAGAAGACTCCTCACCTGAGGCTGACATGCACTTCTCCAAGAAGTTCCTCAACGTGTTTGTCAACAGCACCTCACGATCCTCTAGTAAGTAGCCTACACTTAAAAATACAGGTTCCAGTTGGAACCAAATAGGGTTATTCAGAGTGATGCCATAggggaaccattttaggttctttGAACAAAATTAAATGGGATGGTTCTTTGAAGACCCATAGAAAAATCAAGAGTGACAAATAACAATTTTTGATTCCAAAAGGAACCATTATAAAAGGTTCTACAAAAATAAGTTTATtgttctttgtggatctgtgttgATAAAGGTTTTATTTTGGGTGTTTTTTTAACGCTGTAGGGTGTtgagccttatttgcatatttcacgTATGCCTTTTGAGTACATTTTTGAGTTTTcagtaccacccatgactgtgctTACTAGTGACTGAGACATGGTTGTTGTATTCATTCATGTTCAGGCCTGTACCAAGTTAGATCCCAACTGAATATGTCTCATTTACTGAATCCAGAGTGTCCATGTTAGCTCTCCCAAGCTGTAGCATGATAAAAGATCACTGAAGGATCTTCTACATAATTAAGGACCTATTGTAAATGAAAAGAAGAAGAATTTCATCATAATGAGTTATTTTGACAGATGCAGTTATAATTCATTTAGATGTTATTCAGAGAGGTCCTACGGGTTATGTTACTGTCCCTCCCAACGTGTGTATCAGTGATCTCACTGTTTGTGTTTACCTGTGCAGGTACAGAGTCATTTGGGCTGTTCTCCTGTACCAtcaatggagaggagagggaccaGACACACAGGGCTGTATACAGGTGAGTCATAGCATTTAGAACATCATTTACAGACATACCGTGTTATATAAACAGAGAGCAACACAACAAGCAATCTGAAATCATGATCAAAGAAAAACCTGTAATTATTGTAACGTTATCATTTCAAGAGAGCATGTTATAATCTCTTATCTGTTTGACTCTTTGTTCTTAGTCCCACACATGCACTATGGATTGTAGGTGATATAGGATAAAGGATGGTTGTGTGCAGTAGGAGACGTGACTCTGGTGAATCACTAGtagtctggagagagggagggagggaagaagagatggagggaggaagagaggaaaggagagagtgagaggggggcagGTGTCATGGCCCTAGTGAAATTGCAGGGGGaacaactatacacacaccaGCCTGCCACCACCTGGGCCTCACTGtgtgcgtgtgctcactgtttcCCCTTTCCTCAGTAACTGAATcattcctctctccctaaccTTTATAAACCTAAATCATTCAGCACTTTCCCCTTCCCTTTCACCCCTTCCTACcgccctccctcttctctcccctcctcctccctccatccctaaaTGTGTCTCTGCTGTTTCTTCAGCTAACAGCCTCTCCTCGGGGAGTCACCTGATACCCAAGCAGATGCTGCTTCCTCCTAACTAAAACCAAgtaatgtgtgtgtatctataCCCTCTGTCTCCTGCCTCCTACAGGTTTATCCCCAGACATGTTGATGAGTTGGAGCTGGATGTGGACGACCCTCTGTatgtcgaggaggaggaggatgactaCTGGTACAGAGGCTACAACATGCGGACGGGAGAGATGGGGATATTCCCTGCCTTCTATGCCCATGAGGTCATAGGGCAGTTCAAGGAGATAATGGGTGAGTGATAGAGAGACATAAACCTTACGTTCATGTCTGGTAGGAGCACAGATCTACTGGAAAGTTCCCTTTCTATACAGAGTATGTCAAGTGTTGACTGTATGTCATCACTGGAGACACATAACCTGAATGTCAATAAGATAAAATAGACAGTACATAAATGCCTTCAGTCTGATGTCACCTCCTGTGTGTGTACTTCCGATAGGAGTGAAGAGGAACCCAGCCTGGATGGACAGTTTCAGCGTTCAGTTCCTGGGTTCTGTGGAGGTGCCGTATCACCAAGGCAATGGTATACTCTGTGCCGCCATGCAGAAGGTAAACAGGAAATGCACCGCTCTGGGTTGGGTAAACTAACAGGTCATGGAGTGCTCAATAGTCTGAGACAGTGTTCAATTAACAAAGTTGATCTGTATTGAACTCTCTCTTTGTCAGATTGCGATAGCGCGGAAGCGGACGGTCCATGTGAGACCCCCCTCTCTGTGTGAGCTGGAGATTAGTTTACAAGGGGTTAAACTGGTGATGAGCCTGGAGGACGAATATGACACTTTGGAtgaggtgagagatggagggaggagagatggggaggtgtAAGTGAGGGGCTCAAGGGAAGGGAAGAGAGTTGAGGGTAAGGGACGAGTGTAAACTGGGACATGTATTTTTTTGGCAGAGACTCTTAAGCGACTGTAGTGCAATCAAAAGGATGCTGAAACTACCACACAATatgagcatctctctctctctctctccccctccctttttctctctccagtTTGACAGATGTAGTCACTTCTTCCAGATGAAGAACATCTCTTTCTGTGGATGCCATCCCAAAAACAATTGGTATGAAAATGAATGTTGAGGATACATTTCATTAGACAATAATACACCAAagaataaaggtaaaacattcaACTTTATTTATTTACACTTCCCcttatccccctctctcactccttaGCTACTTTGGCTTCATCACTAAACACCCCATGCTGAACAGGTTCGCCTGCCACGTCTTTGTCTCCCAGGAGTCAATGCGGCGTGTGGCCGAGAGTGTTGGGTGAGTCACACACAGTACTTCAGTGTCTCCCTTTCACACACTCATCTCTGCTATAGGACTCACTTTGGAGTATGATTCTCAATCCCCTTTAAGCTGTGCTTGTAAACCTAGGCATGTAGCGCCTCTCCACAGCGCTTTTTGTTTTATTGAAGTTGCAGTAAGGCGTTGGCTGTGCCCCCGTAGTGATGACCAAAAAATATACATAATCATGTTtgtctatactgaacaaaaatataaacgcaacatgttaaTGTGtatcacatgtttcatgagctgaaataaaagatcacataCGCACAAAAGTGTATTTTTCTCATattctgtgcacaaatgtgtttatatccctgtttatgagcatttctcatttcccaagataatccatccacctgacaggtgtggcatgttaagaagctgattaaacggcatggtcattac
This region includes:
- the LOC115152083 gene encoding C-Jun-amino-terminal kinase-interacting protein 2 encodes the protein MADRDEMFSLSTFHSLSPPGCRPAHDISLEEFDDEDLSEITDDCGIGLNYDSDPYEKDCLILEKSDIHHPVCSFQDDFQEFEMIDDEDEEEEDEEEVDPDAPPSPSASLPPSPTLGTLKSRPTTLNLTTTLSLSQDSLNNNSSLSPKKGSWQHSLRKPTSQGRLSPTHSCLEDGSHVTGQCPSQTAPQAPASQSKGSFGQHKSHLGSDEVINSSADPSTLTSRVSSLDDHSQCSDTEVDHDLNNADHNHKRSRSCMSTQRRPTDTYTVTTESGLDRELENDPDGTSRCLSSTAPIGGNDGADTPLSGEELEKDFDVEFMCKETYDMACKENQSLVYVEFPSIEPCELAFFSSYMPSSRSDVLDQSRSTDQSELPATANEAANDSTSPSSDPGIADMNAKRCYATSDQEHDLSSPGSESDIEGELEAAFACGGPLVSNMISSISETELDMTSEDSSSGRSSHLTNSIEEASSPTSDQELGPDNELEQDSRIVGMKVSLLLGHPNPIKVGLPSPSPLPNLSLATPPPADSPILPPEPYDDGQALMGLQSVDDYDELPYEHQADPDEALPPPPCCEDRISKQMVLQIEPDHSLESFKCSFYLPVESRLIPTHADDYDGNSEGESESESEDELSENSDSPWLLNNLVNKMILEGSYPISCPEDCFKRSVSVSDTISPSSDIEPDAFTDAAGEKMLKSGTKESKDKKGKGLKKEWKEREKSAELPKWNTGKANDRFGPCLYKSNPTADTIRPVIVERYGNRVSTDNNHTQDSEKEIPSPKSGKNTKRKDEKEDDDDTVEPDNDLMMLEGRKELDSPSLSESVAIDKDKGRETEAKPTGRSTASLERINTVKHSMTLDIPTSQTNRCFSLTYSTDNDEEEEEGDSSPFLSCLRKQSSYGGSHQYLDSSPPIDESVRDLTLLEQEHTLCERDLPLQSQPDDHGLAYDSMKYTLVVDENTTLELVSLRRCTSVLSDDSELSTLCDDDPLGMGEVGYFRGNGGVRPELLSSSEDSSPEADMHFSKKFLNVFVNSTSRSSSTESFGLFSCTINGEERDQTHRAVYRFIPRHVDELELDVDDPLYVEEEEDDYWYRGYNMRTGEMGIFPAFYAHEVIGQFKEIMGVKRNPAWMDSFSVQFLGSVEVPYHQGNGILCAAMQKIAIARKRTVHVRPPSLCELEISLQGVKLVMSLEDEYDTLDEFDRCSHFFQMKNISFCGCHPKNNCYFGFITKHPMLNRFACHVFVSQESMRRVAESVGRAFQEYYQEHLEYACPTEDIYLE